One genomic segment of Planctomycetaceae bacterium includes these proteins:
- a CDS encoding protein kinase, with protein sequence MDVLTLSDFELLEELHATEQFTVFHATQPGSGRDVRVTVFDRGLSDIPQFRAAFRKDCGRLEHLHHDTVLQYLGHGEADGALFYFSEYPGGLTLTQRLERGQQFSWDEIADLGWQIASALQFAHNLGISHSGLTTDSVLVSDVVRVKVADFGVSRWIDSADDRLEKHTEADWLNSQAADLTAFGEILEALSGARDSSPDDSVDDDCSGATVQSEIHRLANDLKSPGGSRFPATAREVQGRLGNLLLSVAGESIRIVDHRAGQSYGKRSIVDELFDDAETLDIAPPRSGAPQPGASGGKESPGSSVAVVIAAIVIATIVITIILLTRQ encoded by the coding sequence GTGGATGTGCTGACGTTATCCGACTTCGAATTGCTGGAGGAACTGCACGCCACGGAGCAGTTCACCGTGTTTCACGCTACGCAGCCAGGCTCCGGACGAGACGTGCGCGTAACGGTCTTTGACCGCGGTCTGTCAGATATCCCGCAGTTCCGCGCTGCGTTTCGCAAGGATTGCGGCCGGCTGGAGCATCTGCACCACGACACGGTCCTTCAGTACCTCGGCCACGGTGAAGCGGACGGCGCGCTGTTTTACTTCAGCGAGTATCCCGGCGGCCTGACACTGACACAGCGGCTGGAGCGAGGACAGCAGTTTTCCTGGGACGAAATTGCCGATCTGGGATGGCAGATCGCCTCAGCTTTGCAATTTGCACACAATCTTGGCATCAGTCATTCCGGCCTGACGACAGACTCCGTGCTGGTCAGTGATGTGGTGCGGGTCAAAGTCGCCGACTTTGGCGTTTCCCGATGGATCGACAGTGCGGACGACAGACTCGAAAAGCATACCGAAGCGGACTGGCTGAACTCGCAGGCTGCGGACTTAACAGCTTTCGGCGAAATCCTGGAAGCTCTGTCCGGCGCACGCGATTCTAGTCCGGACGACTCGGTGGATGACGACTGTTCAGGAGCGACAGTACAATCGGAAATCCATCGCCTCGCGAATGATCTGAAATCGCCCGGCGGTTCGCGGTTCCCGGCGACTGCCCGTGAAGTGCAGGGCCGACTGGGCAATCTGCTGCTGAGTGTCGCGGGCGAATCCATAAGAATTGTCGACCACCGTGCCGGCCAGTCGTACGGAAAGCGGTCGATTGTCGATGAACTGTTCGATGACGCCGAGACGCTGGATATTGCGCCACCACGTTCCGGCGCGCCGCAGCCTGGTGCCTCAGGCGGAAAGGAATCACCCGGCTCCTCGGTCGCAGTGGTCATCGCGGCAATTGTCATCGCGACAATTGTCATCACAATCATTCTGTTGACGCGGCAATAG
- the map gene encoding type I methionyl aminopeptidase, with translation MSRQKTKSKKKKKHIPLYLDEAERDGLRNAARFNAQLMDFVRSHVGEGVTTEELDRLVLEYTLDHGHTPACLGYHGYPKTICTSINEIVCHGIPNDNPLECGDIVNVDLTTIVDGWFGDQSETFMIGDVTPAAMRLVQTTFDAMWHGIRSLRPDCTVTQIGRAIQSYAQQRGYSVVREYQGHGIGRDFHQDPGIPHFPALTSNRDVLRPGTCFTIEPMLNIGGWKTRLDKRDGWTVRTMDGSLSAQFEHTILMTETGPEVLTLTENGPQEGHVFGLVETRVLD, from the coding sequence TTGTCACGTCAGAAGACCAAGTCGAAGAAAAAGAAGAAGCACATTCCGCTGTATCTGGATGAAGCGGAACGTGACGGACTTCGCAACGCGGCCAGGTTCAATGCTCAATTGATGGACTTTGTTCGAAGTCACGTGGGCGAGGGTGTCACGACAGAGGAACTTGATCGGCTGGTGCTCGAATACACGCTTGATCACGGCCACACACCAGCGTGCCTGGGGTATCACGGGTACCCCAAAACCATCTGCACAAGTATCAACGAAATCGTCTGTCACGGGATTCCCAACGACAATCCGCTGGAATGCGGTGACATCGTGAACGTCGACCTCACGACGATCGTCGACGGCTGGTTTGGTGATCAGTCGGAAACGTTCATGATCGGCGACGTGACGCCCGCGGCGATGAGGCTTGTGCAGACAACCTTCGACGCAATGTGGCACGGCATCCGTTCGCTGCGGCCCGACTGCACAGTGACACAAATCGGGCGGGCCATTCAGTCATATGCCCAGCAGCGGGGATACTCGGTTGTGCGGGAGTACCAGGGACACGGAATTGGCCGGGATTTTCACCAGGACCCCGGCATTCCGCATTTCCCGGCTCTGACGTCGAATCGCGACGTGCTGCGTCCGGGCACGTGTTTCACGATTGAACCCATGCTGAATATCGGCGGCTGGAAGACAAGGCTCGACAAACGCGACGGCTGGACGGTTCGAACAATGGACGGTTCGCTGTCGGCTCAGTTCGAACACACGATCCTGATGACGGAGACAGGTCCGGAAGTTCTGACACTGACGGAAAACGGACCGCAGGAAGGCCACGTCTTCGGGCTCGTTGAAACTCGCGTTCTGGATTGA
- a CDS encoding SLC13 family permease yields MTWEAWLAITTIVVLLISLARNWGPPDLLVLAALVLLLIVSELTGTKHLPGTAEAVQGFSNPAVITVGALFVVVTGLVQTGAMTRLTKPMLGGGTSGIPAAQAKLILPVAGLSAFLNNTPVVAMFMPFVSDLCRRTGISPSKLYMPLSSAATLGGLCTLIGTSTNVVVSGLISSETDLPELGLFDPAWIGVPCCLAGLAFIMLTQRWLLPDRSPAISRSDDPREYSVEMSVPEGSPLAGRTIEQAGLRHLPGLFLVEIDRNGDVLAAVGPEERLRALDRLVFVGGVESMVDLRKIRGLVPAADPVFQMTTRQTARSMIEVVVSDRCPLLGSSIRDGHFRSVYDAAVIAVARSGRRIPGRIGDIVLQPGDTLLLEARPSFVAELRDSPDFFLVSGIDDSAPVRHNLAPAAIAISLGLVIAASFQVLEMMTAALLAAGMMVATGCCTASEGRRSVDWSVLLVIGASLGLGKALDQSGAAGTIAANIISLAAGSPIRVLAAVYITTVLFTELITNNAAAVLVFPIALASAESLGVSVMPFAMAVMMGASAGFATPIGYQTSLMVYGPGGYRFSDYLRFGIPLDLLLMAICIVLLPIIWPF; encoded by the coding sequence ATGACCTGGGAAGCGTGGCTTGCCATCACGACAATTGTTGTCCTGCTGATCTCGCTGGCCCGCAACTGGGGACCTCCCGATCTGCTGGTCCTGGCGGCACTGGTTCTCCTGCTGATCGTCAGCGAACTGACCGGAACGAAACACCTGCCCGGCACTGCTGAAGCGGTCCAGGGGTTTTCCAATCCGGCGGTCATCACTGTCGGTGCGCTGTTTGTCGTGGTCACGGGACTGGTGCAGACCGGTGCCATGACGCGACTCACGAAACCCATGCTGGGTGGCGGAACATCCGGCATTCCGGCGGCACAGGCAAAGCTGATCCTTCCCGTCGCGGGCCTGAGCGCGTTTCTGAACAACACGCCCGTCGTCGCCATGTTCATGCCGTTCGTTAGCGATCTGTGCAGGCGGACCGGCATCAGTCCGTCCAAGCTGTACATGCCGCTGAGTTCCGCGGCGACCCTGGGAGGGCTTTGCACGCTGATCGGCACCAGCACCAACGTTGTCGTCAGCGGTCTTATTTCCTCCGAAACGGACCTTCCTGAACTTGGTCTGTTCGATCCCGCGTGGATCGGTGTTCCCTGCTGCCTTGCCGGACTGGCGTTCATTATGCTGACTCAGCGCTGGCTGCTGCCGGATCGCAGTCCCGCGATCAGTCGCTCCGATGATCCGCGCGAGTATTCCGTAGAGATGTCCGTTCCGGAAGGAAGTCCGCTGGCAGGCCGGACGATTGAGCAGGCGGGGTTGCGTCATCTTCCCGGCCTGTTTCTGGTGGAAATCGACCGCAACGGCGACGTGTTGGCGGCGGTTGGCCCGGAAGAACGTCTGCGAGCTCTGGACCGCCTGGTCTTTGTCGGCGGCGTCGAATCGATGGTGGACCTGCGGAAGATTCGCGGACTGGTGCCGGCCGCCGACCCCGTGTTTCAGATGACAACCCGCCAGACGGCTCGTTCCATGATTGAAGTCGTGGTGTCGGATCGGTGCCCGCTGCTGGGAAGCAGCATTCGCGACGGTCACTTTCGATCGGTCTACGATGCGGCTGTGATCGCCGTCGCCCGCAGCGGTCGCCGGATTCCGGGCAGAATCGGCGACATCGTGCTGCAACCGGGAGACACGCTGCTGCTGGAAGCGCGACCGTCATTCGTCGCCGAGCTCCGCGATTCTCCGGACTTCTTTCTTGTCAGCGGTATCGACGATTCGGCTCCCGTTCGTCACAACCTGGCTCCTGCAGCAATCGCGATTTCCCTGGGGCTTGTCATCGCCGCATCGTTTCAGGTGCTGGAAATGATGACCGCCGCACTGCTGGCCGCCGGAATGATGGTCGCGACCGGCTGCTGTACGGCAAGTGAAGGACGTCGCAGCGTCGACTGGTCCGTGCTGCTGGTGATCGGCGCGTCTCTGGGACTGGGGAAGGCGCTCGATCAAAGCGGCGCCGCGGGCACCATCGCGGCGAACATTATTTCGCTTGCCGCCGGCAGTCCGATCAGAGTTCTCGCTGCGGTTTACATTACGACGGTCCTGTTTACCGAACTGATCACCAATAACGCCGCGGCGGTGCTGGTGTTTCCCATCGCACTGGCGTCCGCGGAGTCTCTGGGAGTCAGCGTCATGCCCTTTGCCATGGCCGTGATGATGGGAGCTTCCGCGGGATTCGCCACACCGATCGGATACCAGACCAGCCTGATGGTGTATGGTCCGGGAGGATATCGGTTCTCCGACTACTTGCGGTTCGGCATTCCGCTGGACCTGTTGCTGATGGCAATCTGCATCGTGCTGCTGCCGATCATCTGGCCGTTCTGA